The following proteins come from a genomic window of Salvia hispanica cultivar TCC Black 2014 chromosome 4, UniMelb_Shisp_WGS_1.0, whole genome shotgun sequence:
- the LOC125221035 gene encoding protein FAR1-RELATED SEQUENCE 5-like — MVDKDHKRFMKGNRSLNDVHHKFVEDCTKANIGPTSTFNLLKEFFGGYDVVGCTLNDVRNCSRDIKEKLKEVDVQMILNQMREKKRICEGFFYKYQLSPYVNKLVSLFWSDIESRKHYHMFGDFVAFDTTYSTNRYRIVFGPFTGKDNHGCPIAFGAGFVSGENCDAFSWLFTVFFECMGVAPRIIITDQDWGMRLAIEKVLSGTRHRLCMWHIMSKLFEKIPKSISDREKFSKEFKSCVWSELLDPDEFDILWTSIVEKYGVEDHKWFKDMFAIKHMWIPAFFRDVPMGSLMRTTSFSESENNFFKRYSKPLFNFADFTLQYNNAIDAQRNQTERLDYYDSVITPKYVTDLAFEKQLASVYTDRMFRVVQEFIAEADKSCRMISMSTLENIEVFKVSDARKKTFTVTHEIETESYECECKLFLRCGYLCNHLFFILRNKDVNNIPEKYVGNRWLKSELLKAVHGLTSDESASDRGSNKDDKLQIANRCHGRYFGLYQRAFRNKDHLIALDNLLAGIGPQIFKDDCVGSSSIETNDSIMNIYGIAVPEEITAHAPDVVSTKGGASDKKSRIKSSIEKAIEKANKPHMRCGKCHKVTDHNARSCGRKET, encoded by the exons ATGGTTGACAAAGATCATAAGCGATTTATGAAAGGTAATCGCAGTTTGAATGATGTTCATCACAAGTTTGTTGAAGATTGCACCAAAGCTAACATCGGTCCTACCTCAACTTTCAACTTATTAAAGGAGTTTTTCGGTGGTTATGATGTTGTTGGGTGTACGTTGAATGATGTTAGGAATTGTTCTCGTGATATTAAAGAGAAATTGAAAGAAGTGGATGTTCAAATGATCCTAAATCAGATgcgagagaagaagagaatttgTGAAGGCTTTTTTTACAAGTATCAATTATCACCTTATGTTAATAAGTTAGTGAGCTTATTTTGGTCTGATATTGAGTCTCGGAAACATTACCATATGTTTGGAGATTTTGTAGCATTTGATACTACATATTCGACAAACAG GTATCGTATAGTGTTTGGTCCATTTACCGGGAAAGACAATCACGGGTGTCCTATTGCATTTGGAGCTGGTTTCGTATCCGGTGAGAATTGTGATGCATTTTCATGGCTTTTCACTGTATTTTTTGAATGCATGGGTGTTGCTCCAAGAATCATAATCACTGACCAAGATTGGGGAATGAGGCTTGCcattgagaaggtattatctGGTACAAGGCATCGTTTGTGCATGTGGCATATTATGAGCAAGTTGTTTGAGAAGATACCTAAATCTATTTCTGATAGAGAAAAGTTTAGTAAGGAGTTTAAGTCTTGTGTTTGGTCAGAGTTGTTAGATCCGGATGAGTTTGATATATTATGGACTAGTATTGTTGAAAAATATGGTGTAGAAGATCATAAATGGTTTAAGGATATGTTTGCTATTAAACATATGTGGATCCCAGCCTTCTTTAGAGATGTTCCTATGGGTTCTTTAATGAGAACAACATCTTTTTCAGAATctgaaaacaatttttttaagaggTACTCGAAACCGTTGTTTAATTTTGCTGACTTCACTCTTCAGTATAATAATGCCATTGATGCTCAAAGGAATCAAACTGAAAGGCTTGACTATTATGATTCTGTAATCACTCCAAAATATGTCACTGATTTAGCATTTGAGAAGCAATTGGCATCTGTATACACAGATAGGATGTTTAGAGTGGTACAAGAATTTATTGCTGAGGCTGATAAGAGTTGTCGGATGATTAGCATGTCCACATTGGAGAACATCGAGGTCTTCAAAGTTTCTGATGCTAGAAAGAAGACCTTTACAGTTACTCATGAGATAGAGACTGAGTCTTatgaatgtgagtgtaaactATTTTTAAGGTGTGGTTATCTATGCAACCACCTTTTCTTCATCCTCAGAAACAAAGATGTCAACAATATTCCAGAGAAATATGTTGGTAACCGTTGGCTTAAAAGTGAATTACTAAAGGCAGTTCATGGTCTCACGAGTGATGAAAGTGCGTCTGACAGAG GTTCTAACAAAGATGACAAACTACAGATTGCTAACAGGTGTCATGGTCGTTACTTTGGTCTATATCAGCGTGCTTTTAGGAATAAAGATCATTTGATTGCTTTGGATAATTTGCTTGCGGGTATTGGTCCTCAAATCTTTAAAGATGACTGTGTTGGATCGTCGTCTATTGAAACAAATGATTCAATCATGAACATATATGGTATTGCTGTACCTGAAGAAATAACTGCACATGCTCCAGATGTGGTTAGTACAAAAGGAGGTGCAAGTGACAAGAAAAGCAGGATTAAGTCAAGCATAGAGAAAGCAAttgaaaaagcaaataaacctCATATGCGTTGTGGAAAGTGTCATAAAGTTACCGATCATAATGCTAGAAGTTGTGGCAGAAAGGAGACATGa